One Palaemon carinicauda isolate YSFRI2023 chromosome 5, ASM3689809v2, whole genome shotgun sequence DNA window includes the following coding sequences:
- the LOC137641055 gene encoding general transcription factor II-I repeat domain-containing protein 2A-like has translation MVDAVSVVCPEVISKVEAISLSRRTIVRRIDAIAMNIQDQVLTASVSFQWFSIALDESNDIQDTAQVLIYIRGIDENFEITEELLSMESLKDTVTRKDLYNSVINSLIRSRLSLDKLASITTDVAPSLIGKHCGLVTLMNDKIKEDFPSHGVLSFHCIIHQESLCRSSFKLKHVMDPVVRAVNLIRARGLNHRQFRSFLEDIEADFTDVLYHTNIRWLSMGKVLKRMWDVKEEVVLFFNMKDISCDFSREMECDEWLKEQNFVHFPLLKTQTVTQALSDKYSYQLTALRDEFIRRFADFKAIEGQFDLLSSPFACDVETAAEELQVELIDLQADNSLKRLFENKPLVEFYASLHSEKFINLKNFARKMFVIFASTYICEQTFSILKVNKSKNRSLLTDSNLQSVLRISTSNLTPNFNKLRTVQFKGGLLFHNDTMGSDLCLNQLRAKITYIIRRADQASKTSGFDPKDVASFLNVFQYMSIKGLQAYTGRKSSCVFFRH, from the exons aTGGTTGATGCTGTCAGTGTTGTGTGTCCTGAAGTCATATCTAAAGTGGAAGCCATATCTCTGTCACGAAGAACTATTGTTCGTCGCATAGATGCAATTGCAATGAATATTCAAGATCAGGTGTTAACAGCCAGTGTTAGTTTTCAGTGGTTTTCTATTGCTTTAGATGAGAGTAATGACATTCAGGATACTGCCCAGGTACTCATTTATATCAGAGGAATTGACGAAAACTTCGAAATTACAGAGGAATTGTTATCTATGGAGTCTCTCAAAGACACTGTTACTCGAAAAGATTTATACAATAGTGTCATTAACAGTCTAATCAGGTCTAGATTAAGCCTGGATAAATTGGCAAGTATTACAACTGATGTTGCTCCTTCACTCATAGGTAAACACTGTGGCCTAGTGACCttgatgaatgataaaatcaaagaagattttcCATCGCACGGTGTGTTGTCTTTTCACTGCATCATACATCAAGAAAGCCTCTGTAGATCATCTTTTAAACTCAAACACGTTATGGATCCAGTGGTGCGTGCAGTGAACTTAATAAGAGCACGGGGACTGAATCACAGGCAATTCCGAAGCTTCTTGGAAGACATCGAGGCTGATTTTACTGATGTGCTGTACCACACAAATATCCGATGGTTAAGTATGGGGAAAGTATTGAAAAGGATGTGGGACGTTAAAGAAGAGGTtgtcttgttttttaatatgaaagacatttcttgtgacttttcaagggaaatggagtgtgacgaatgg cttaaagagcaaaactttgttcattttcctctgttgaaaacacaAACCGTTACACAAGCACTATCAGACAAATACAGTTACCAGTTGACGGCTCTAAGAGATGAATTTATCAGAAGATTTGCCGATTTCAAGGCAATTGAAGGGCAGTTTGATTTGCTCAGCTCACCTTTTGCCTGTGACGTTGAAACAGCTGCTGAAGAACTGCAGGTAGAACTGATTGATTTGCAAGCCGACAACTCTTTAAAGAGGCTCTTTGAAAATAAACCACTGGTCGAGTTTTATGCATCTCTGCACTCAGAAAAgtttataaatctgaaaaattttgcaagaaagatgtttgtgatatttgcatcaacttacatatgtgagcagactttttctatattgaaagttAACAAGTCAAAGAACAGGTCACTTCTCACAGACTCGAATCTTCAGTCAGTGTTAAGAATCAGTACAAGCAACTTGACACCTAATTTCAACAAACTG agaacagtgcagtttaagggtggtcTTTTGTTTCACAATGATACAATGGGGTCTGATTTGTGTTTGAATCAGTTAAGAGCTAAGATTACTTACATTATACGAAGAGCAGACCAGGCTAGTAAGACATCGGGTTTTGACCCTAAAGATGTGGCTTCCTTCTTGAACGTTTTCCAGTATATGTCCATCAAGGGACTGCAAGCATATACTGGTCGGAAATCCTCTTgcgttttcttcaggcattaa